A stretch of the Mycolicibacterium celeriflavum genome encodes the following:
- a CDS encoding TIGR04338 family metallohydrolase — translation MTGRDVQRAKVYAAEEFVRTLFDRAAEHGNRVVEFFGTSLTLPPEARFASVQSAQRYVDDVLSLATVRRRWPHVAPLAVRARRGATAAHYEAGDDGAVIAVPEAGTRWALRELVVLHEIAHHLCTDPPPHGPEFVATFCDLADAVMGPEAAHVLRVVYAKEGVR, via the coding sequence GTGACCGGCCGCGACGTCCAGCGCGCGAAGGTCTACGCCGCCGAGGAGTTCGTCCGGACGCTGTTCGACCGGGCGGCCGAGCACGGCAACCGCGTCGTGGAGTTCTTCGGCACCTCGCTCACGCTGCCGCCGGAGGCGCGCTTCGCGTCGGTGCAATCGGCGCAGCGCTACGTCGACGACGTGCTGTCGTTGGCAACGGTGCGGCGACGGTGGCCGCACGTGGCGCCGCTGGCCGTGCGCGCCAGACGTGGAGCGACCGCCGCGCACTACGAGGCCGGCGACGACGGGGCCGTCATCGCGGTGCCCGAAGCCGGCACCCGCTGGGCTCTGCGCGAGTTGGTGGTTCTCCACGAGATCGCACATCACCTCTGTACGGATCCGCCGCCGCACGGGCCCGAATTCGTCGCGACTTTCTGCGACCTCGCCGACGCGGTGATGGGACCCGAGGCTGCCCACGTGTTGCGCGTGGTGTACGCGAAAGAGGGTGTCCGCTAA
- a CDS encoding YbaB/EbfC family nucleoid-associated protein: protein MSDEMHPEVAAVLQQAQRLQSIMDDQLHRMSTQTFTATDETETVEVTLNGHHHLTGAFIEDGLLRLGVETVQQRLNEALQNANAVASASMEADRERIDAAVAEITDARPGENR from the coding sequence GTGAGCGACGAGATGCATCCCGAAGTCGCCGCCGTGCTGCAGCAAGCGCAGCGGCTGCAGTCGATCATGGACGATCAGCTGCACCGGATGAGCACTCAAACCTTCACGGCCACAGACGAAACGGAGACCGTCGAGGTGACGTTGAACGGTCACCACCACCTGACGGGCGCGTTCATCGAGGATGGGCTGCTGCGCCTCGGGGTCGAAACCGTGCAGCAGCGTCTCAACGAGGCGCTACAGAACGCCAACGCCGTCGCCAGCGCCTCGATGGAGGCGGACCGCGAGCGCATCGATGCCGCCGTCGCCGAGATCACCGACGCTCGGCCAGGCGAAAACCGTTAG
- a CDS encoding PPE domain-containing protein: MGDIQRVDPVELTRQSAEMKGRNWHNPAAEAVVPPDALPSSAAAVANLNDNAQSLLGFQRWAETENQRIAEMLQIAADAYTEVDETYGRVIEDPERRAAVQAIPVPAPSTPPPDLPTPVGAPQILDAGGYSDVHKTQADLIAGDNGASLKTALMQWSVAATRVRGNAPRPAAGDWEGEAADAAYARMAEFDGWLEQLAEGWRELAESAAKVLEAHDKAKSEHAGIHSEYVALETQLRQLAAQMTADNSVATQAEMAKVQKRMQELQQRSDEVRRQYASDATFSPVRPAMPSRGDVDSAATASGGGGGGQPGGDPTAMASRTPPGQSQTTAARAEPGSRSGAGTPAGGAAPSGGAPAGGSGATAGTPSGLPGGAPSTPKLPIDPSLRPAAASGGRGSGGGAGGGGGGDMPATPMSAPVTAETVAPAPTTPAAAGAAAGPSADRTAGVMGGGMAPMGHGAGAQQGTEKRRDPRLVPDEDLYTEDRPWTEAVIGNRRRRDVGDGGGGKDAT, translated from the coding sequence ATGGGCGACATACAGCGCGTCGACCCGGTGGAACTCACCAGGCAGTCCGCTGAGATGAAGGGTCGGAACTGGCACAACCCCGCCGCCGAAGCGGTGGTGCCGCCCGACGCGCTGCCCTCCTCGGCCGCCGCGGTCGCCAACCTCAACGACAATGCGCAGTCCCTGCTGGGCTTCCAGCGGTGGGCCGAGACGGAGAACCAGCGCATCGCCGAGATGCTGCAGATAGCCGCCGACGCCTACACCGAGGTCGACGAGACCTACGGCAGGGTGATCGAGGACCCAGAGCGCCGGGCTGCGGTGCAGGCGATCCCGGTGCCCGCTCCGTCGACCCCGCCGCCCGACCTCCCGACACCCGTCGGAGCTCCGCAGATCCTCGACGCCGGCGGCTACAGCGATGTGCACAAGACGCAGGCCGACCTGATCGCCGGGGACAACGGCGCCTCGCTGAAAACGGCGCTGATGCAGTGGAGCGTGGCGGCCACCCGGGTCAGGGGCAACGCGCCGCGTCCCGCCGCCGGTGACTGGGAGGGCGAGGCCGCCGATGCGGCCTACGCCCGGATGGCGGAGTTCGACGGCTGGCTGGAGCAGCTCGCCGAAGGATGGCGGGAGCTGGCCGAATCGGCCGCCAAAGTCCTCGAGGCGCATGACAAGGCGAAGAGTGAGCACGCGGGCATCCACAGCGAGTACGTCGCGCTGGAAACGCAGCTGCGACAGCTGGCCGCGCAGATGACCGCCGACAACTCCGTCGCGACGCAGGCCGAGATGGCGAAGGTCCAGAAGCGGATGCAGGAGCTGCAGCAGCGCTCCGACGAAGTCCGCAGGCAGTACGCCAGCGATGCGACGTTCTCACCCGTCCGCCCGGCCATGCCGTCGCGCGGGGACGTCGACAGCGCGGCCACAGCTAGCGGGGGCGGTGGCGGCGGGCAGCCCGGCGGTGATCCCACGGCAATGGCCTCGCGGACGCCTCCGGGTCAGTCGCAAACGACCGCGGCACGAGCCGAACCCGGGTCGCGCTCAGGCGCCGGTACGCCCGCGGGTGGAGCCGCGCCATCCGGCGGCGCCCCGGCCGGAGGTAGTGGTGCCACCGCAGGCACGCCGAGCGGCCTGCCGGGCGGTGCGCCGTCGACTCCGAAACTGCCCATCGATCCGAGCCTGCGCCCCGCTGCGGCCTCCGGCGGCAGAGGGTCCGGTGGTGGCGCTGGGGGCGGTGGCGGTGGCGACATGCCTGCGACACCGATGTCGGCGCCGGTGACGGCCGAGACGGTGGCGCCCGCGCCGACCACGCCGGCCGCGGCCGGCGCTGCAGCGGGCCCGTCGGCCGACCGCACGGCCGGGGTCATGGGCGGCGGCATGGCGCCGATGGGCCACGGTGCGGGCGCGCAACAGGGCACGGAGAAGCGGCGCGATCCCCGGTTGGTTCCCGACGAGGATCTGTACACCGAGGACCGGCCCTGGACCGAGGCCGTCATCGGTAACCGCCGGCGCAGGGATGTCGGCGACGGCGGCGGGGGCAAGGACGCCACGTGA
- the eccE gene encoding type VII secretion protein EccE, producing the protein MTKILRIFGLRFTTGHAIWAAALIPAGVLLFASLDLLWLGITLAVLIALGSVVTIRGRRVTGWVAAVFAWRRRHRNVPARPSEPAVGATVMPGDHVAVRWQDEYLVSAIELVPRAFTPTVIVNGEAFTDDVLNTRLVEQLVAAHCPDLEADVVSSGYRVGKTAPATLVSLYEQVVGPYPAPANRRTWIVLRADPETTRKSSQRRESGVAGLARYLVASATRIADQLAGNGIDARPARSFDDLDRATEISFEREMWSAIKGRSTFTAAYSAPGGPDVWWSARADHTITRVRIRPGEAPTSTVLLTTLANPATPRGFSCLFGGQRAALYGISPVNDRHYELPIGSAGVLVGETADRYPVYMPFDDVDVSINLGDARLFTQFIVRSAAAGAVITLLPQFSEFAGFVNARVGEEAKVAWPNATTYLGPHPGVGRVILRNNFIDTPRHRQLPIRLINPREESRYQMVLEG; encoded by the coding sequence ATGACCAAGATCCTCCGCATCTTCGGGCTGCGGTTCACGACCGGCCACGCGATCTGGGCGGCGGCGTTGATCCCGGCCGGCGTTCTGTTGTTCGCCAGCCTGGACCTGCTCTGGCTCGGGATCACGCTCGCGGTGCTGATCGCGCTCGGTTCCGTGGTGACCATCCGCGGTCGACGGGTCACCGGATGGGTCGCGGCGGTGTTCGCCTGGCGCCGGCGGCATCGCAACGTGCCGGCGCGGCCGTCGGAGCCCGCCGTGGGCGCCACGGTGATGCCGGGCGACCACGTCGCGGTGCGGTGGCAGGACGAGTACCTGGTGTCGGCCATCGAGTTGGTGCCGCGGGCGTTCACCCCGACGGTGATCGTCAACGGGGAGGCGTTCACCGACGACGTCCTCAACACCCGACTCGTCGAGCAACTCGTCGCGGCGCACTGTCCGGATCTCGAAGCCGACGTGGTGTCCTCTGGCTACCGGGTCGGCAAAACCGCTCCGGCGACGCTGGTTTCGCTGTACGAGCAGGTCGTCGGCCCCTATCCGGCACCCGCCAATCGGCGGACGTGGATCGTGTTGCGGGCCGACCCGGAGACCACCCGCAAGTCGTCGCAGCGTCGTGAGTCCGGCGTCGCCGGGCTGGCCCGCTACCTGGTGGCCTCCGCGACACGGATCGCGGATCAGCTGGCCGGCAACGGAATCGACGCGCGCCCGGCGCGCAGCTTCGACGACCTCGACCGGGCAACCGAGATCAGCTTCGAGCGTGAGATGTGGTCGGCGATCAAGGGCCGCAGCACGTTCACCGCCGCCTACAGCGCGCCCGGTGGTCCAGATGTGTGGTGGTCGGCGCGTGCAGACCACACGATCACCAGGGTCCGGATCCGGCCCGGGGAAGCTCCCACCTCGACGGTGCTGCTGACGACGTTGGCCAATCCCGCGACGCCGCGCGGCTTTTCGTGCCTGTTCGGCGGTCAGCGGGCGGCTCTGTACGGCATCAGCCCGGTCAACGACCGCCACTACGAACTCCCCATCGGATCGGCCGGTGTGCTGGTCGGCGAGACCGCGGACCGCTACCCGGTCTACATGCCGTTCGACGACGTCGACGTGAGCATCAACCTCGGCGATGCGCGACTGTTCACCCAGTTCATCGTGCGCTCGGCGGCGGCGGGCGCCGTCATCACTCTGCTGCCGCAGTTCAGCGAGTTCGCCGGGTTCGTCAACGCGCGGGTCGGTGAAGAGGCCAAGGTCGCCTGGCCCAATGCGACGACGTACCTGGGTCCACATCCGGGTGTCGGCCGAGTTATCTTGCGCAACAACTTCATCGACACTCCGCGTCACCGCCAGCTCCCGATCCGGCTGATCAACCCGCGGGAGGAAAGCCGCTACCAGATGGTCCTCGAGGGCTGA
- the mycP gene encoding type VII secretion-associated serine protease mycosin, with protein sequence MQRNFARVTALLAALLLALLTAPAATAIEPPAIDPAAVPPDQTGPDQPMEQRRVCSAPTAFPNSNFADRPWANDYLRLSEARKFATGAGVTVAVIDTGVVGSPRVPAEPGGDFVDQAGNGMSDCDAHGTLTASIIAGRSAPTDGFVGVAPDARVLSLRQTSEAFQPVGSRQDPNDPNTTQTAGSLRSLARAVVHAANLGAQVINISEAACYKVTRPINETGLGAAINYAVNVKGAVVIVAAGNTGQDCTQNPPPDPAVPADPRGWKQVQTIVSPAWYSPLVLTVGGIGPTGQPSAFSMSGPWVGAAAPAENLIALGYDGNPVNALHGQDGPIPISGTSFAAAYVSGLAALLKQRFPTLTPAQIINRITATARHPGGGADNYVGAGAIDPVAALTWDVPAGPERAPYKVKEIPPPVYIPPPDRGPITAVVVAGAVLAAVLGLGALARRALRRR encoded by the coding sequence GTGCAGCGCAACTTCGCGCGCGTCACCGCGCTGCTGGCGGCGCTGCTGCTGGCCTTGCTCACCGCCCCGGCGGCCACGGCGATCGAACCGCCGGCGATCGATCCCGCGGCCGTGCCACCCGACCAGACCGGCCCCGACCAACCGATGGAACAGCGTCGCGTCTGCTCGGCGCCGACGGCGTTTCCCAACTCGAATTTCGCCGACCGACCCTGGGCAAATGATTATCTGCGGCTGTCGGAGGCACGCAAGTTCGCAACCGGTGCGGGCGTCACCGTCGCGGTGATCGACACCGGCGTCGTCGGCTCACCGCGGGTGCCTGCCGAACCCGGCGGAGACTTCGTCGACCAGGCAGGCAACGGAATGTCGGACTGCGACGCACATGGCACGCTGACCGCGTCGATCATCGCGGGAAGGTCCGCACCGACCGACGGGTTCGTCGGGGTCGCACCCGATGCCCGTGTGCTGTCGCTGCGGCAGACTTCCGAGGCGTTCCAACCGGTCGGCTCGCGCCAGGACCCCAATGACCCGAACACCACACAGACCGCCGGGTCGCTGCGCAGCCTGGCCCGGGCGGTGGTGCACGCGGCGAACCTCGGCGCGCAGGTCATCAATATCAGCGAAGCCGCGTGCTACAAGGTGACCCGCCCGATCAACGAGACCGGCCTTGGCGCCGCGATCAACTATGCGGTCAACGTCAAGGGTGCGGTCGTCATCGTCGCTGCGGGCAACACCGGTCAGGACTGCACGCAGAACCCGCCACCGGATCCGGCGGTGCCGGCGGATCCGCGCGGCTGGAAGCAGGTGCAGACGATCGTCAGCCCAGCGTGGTATTCGCCGCTGGTGCTGACCGTCGGTGGCATCGGCCCGACCGGTCAGCCGAGCGCGTTCTCGATGTCCGGCCCCTGGGTGGGCGCCGCCGCCCCGGCCGAGAACTTGATCGCGCTCGGCTATGACGGGAACCCGGTCAACGCGTTGCACGGCCAGGACGGCCCGATCCCGATCAGCGGGACGTCGTTCGCGGCGGCGTACGTCTCCGGATTGGCCGCGCTGCTCAAACAACGCTTTCCGACACTGACGCCGGCCCAGATCATCAACCGCATCACCGCCACGGCGCGCCACCCGGGCGGGGGCGCCGACAACTACGTCGGCGCCGGGGCCATCGACCCCGTCGCGGCACTGACGTGGGACGTGCCCGCGGGTCCGGAACGGGCGCCGTACAAGGTCAAGGAGATTCCGCCGCCGGTGTACATCCCTCCGCCGGATCGCGGCCCGATCACCGCGGTCGTCGTCGCGGGTGCGGTGCTCGCGGCGGTCCTGGGACTCGGCGCGCTGGCTCGTCGCGCACTGAGGCGCCGATGA
- a CDS encoding DUF3224 domain-containing protein yields the protein MSRHIEATFEIGSWDETPFEDGDEATKLTEALVAKRYDGDIKGTSTTKWLLAYAPDKSAMFVGIEHITGTIGGNPGSLVLLHDGSYSDGVASADVRIASGTGGLADVAGSGKFRADPAGAITLDVDGLDTAVP from the coding sequence ATGAGCAGACATATCGAGGCAACCTTCGAGATCGGCAGCTGGGACGAGACGCCGTTCGAGGACGGCGACGAGGCCACCAAGCTGACCGAGGCGCTGGTCGCCAAACGCTACGACGGCGACATCAAGGGCACGTCGACGACGAAGTGGCTGTTGGCCTATGCACCGGACAAGAGCGCGATGTTCGTCGGCATCGAGCACATCACGGGGACCATCGGCGGCAATCCGGGCAGCCTCGTGTTGCTGCACGACGGCTCCTATAGCGACGGTGTCGCCAGTGCCGACGTGCGGATCGCCTCCGGCACCGGCGGGTTGGCCGACGTGGCCGGCAGCGGCAAGTTCCGCGCCGACCCGGCCGGTGCGATCACCCTCGACGTCGACGGGTTGGACACCGCCGTTCCGTAG